The Fusarium falciforme chromosome 7, complete sequence genome window below encodes:
- a CDS encoding 2EXR domain-containing protein encodes MENTFNHFTKLPWELRNQIWKLAIRLPLPGVHIFQIYGPKYDNVVGKNIEVFLPHGSPDDHRLAISRSKNSFASVTLVDRGLWSACKESRLVMKRHFSRLRWKTLMDKDWGSFWSMPFEEKLEMPLTGHFIDLEGHTNFFTVFPHRDLFMLQPVNLDTIDWFNFTTRHPIASAIHGFETVKNIALEYDPMWGLDMIEKVAGILSQTALTNVWIVDYSIRRKYAVDIGKLTTREGQDVAFYLEDRRLVEVEPWMTRSEWKSIENDAECSESTTFKNSIDFMEHIWGRIGDNGELEWHQWTEAPRRIGLLGCDCL; translated from the coding sequence ATGGAAAACACTTTCAATCACTTTACCAAACTCCCTTGGGAGCTTCGAAATCAAATATGGAAACTCGCCATTCGACTTCCCCTTCCAGGGGTGCACATCTTCCAAATCTATGGCCCAAAGTACGATAACGTCGTTGGCAAGAATATTGAAGTCTTCCTCCCCCATGGCTCCCCTGATGATCACCGCCTTGCTATTTCAAGGTCCAAGAACTCCTTCGCTAGCGTCACCCTCGTCGATAGAGGGTTATGGAGCGCTTGCAAGGAGTCCAGGCTCGTCATGAAACGCCATTTCAGCCGCCTCAGGTGGAAAACTCTTATGGACAAAGACTGGGGATCTTTCTGGTCTATGCCATTCGAGGAGAAACTCGAGATGCCGCTGACGGGACACTTCATAGACCTCGAAGGGCATACGAATTTCTTTACTGTCTTTCCGCACCGAGACCTCTTCATGCTCCAACCCGTAAATTTGGACACAATTGATTGGTTCAACTTCACTACTCGTCACCCCATCGCATCTGCGATACATGGTTTTGAGACTGTCAAAAACATCGCGTTGGAATATGATCCGATGTGGGGGCTCGACATGATTGAGAAGGTCGCTGGCATCTTGTCCCAGACCGCTCTGACCAATGTTTGGATTGTGGACTACAGCATCAGGCGAAAGTATGCTGTGGATATTGGGAAACTCACAACTAGAGAGGGACAGGATGTGGCTTTCTACCTGGAAGACCGACGGTTAGTTGAAGTGGAACCCTGGATGACTCGAAGTGAATGGAAGTCCATTGAGAACGATGCTGAATGCAGCGAGAGTACGACCTTCAAGAACTCTATCGACTTTATGGAACATATCTGGGGTCGGATCGGAGATAATGGAGAGCTAGAGTGGCACCAATGGACCGAGGCACCCAGGCGCATAGGCCTTCTAGGGTGTGACTGCCTCTAA
- a CDS encoding Pectate lyase, giving the protein MHAPSIVTVLAALPAAMACLGYTGGVPKATGSKSLSAPKTLKKGEVFDAGWVRYDRGVKCTGQAEGGSKDAVFILEDGATLRNVIIGANQREGIHCKGSCNIEFAWFEDVCEDAISILGSGTANIIGGGAYHASDKVIQHNGCGHVNIVNFYANDYGKVYRSCGNCKGNTNCKRSVHMEGTTAVKGGELIGINTNYGDKATYSNNCYPKTQCQGYKGCDKAKGECEPSKAAKC; this is encoded by the exons ATGCACGCTCCCAGCATCGTCACtgtcctcgccgccctcccCGCGGCCATGGCTTGCCTCGGCTACACCGGCGGTGTCCCCAAGGCTACTGGCAGCAAGTCTCTGAGCGCCCCCAAGACCCTCAAGAAGGGTGAGGTTTTCGATGCCGGCTGGGTCCGGTACGACCGTGGTGTGAAGTGCACTGGTCAGGCTGAGGGTG GTTCCAAGGAtgccgtcttcatcctcgaggaCGGTGCTACTCTCCGAAACGTCATCATCGGTGCCAACCAGCGTGAGGGTATTCACTGCAAGGGCTCCTGCAACATCGAGTTCGCCTGGTTCGAGGATGTCTGCGAGgatgccatctccatccttggcagcggcaccgccaacatcatcggtggtggtgcttACCACGCCTCCGACAAGGTTATCCAACACAACGGCTGCGGTCACGTCAACATCGTCAACTTCTACGCCAACGACTACGGCAAGGTCTACCGATCTTGCGGCAACTGCAAGGGCAACACCAACTGCAAGCGCTCCGTGCACATGGAGGGCACCACCGCCGTCAAGGGTGGTGAGCTTAttggcatcaacaccaactacGGTGACAAGGCCACCTACTCCAACAACTGCTACCCCAAGACCCAGTGCCAGGGTTACAAGGGctgcgacaaggccaagggcgagTGCGAGCCCTCCAAGGCCGCCAAGTGCTAA
- a CDS encoding M20-dimer domain-containing protein has product MRPSAWSLAVLAAASDVSSLAFTNEKQYRLGLNAKAEVEKKPGTRHETKPDVSWLSCELSRPMDPSEDGLVSSDDLFSGGDAIETLAKRHQPFVQIPSVCYDDLGDVDEDERWKPFREIPDLMKETYPTVHKYAAVETINQLGLVYTVKGSDDSLAPILLTAHQDVVPVEEETLDRWEYPPFGGYYKKSTGYLYGRGSSDKSAITAMMSAMEALLSQQDYQPTRTVVFAFGFDEECSGRRGAGEISKHLQERYGEDGIAVIIDEGGAGLEKVGDTLYALPAVYEKGYLDVWFDLSVVGGHSATPTPNTAIGMMADVVIALEDNPFSPQILENGPVHEGLVCFTRYTPRALPALTQMIRWGDLRGAAQLWAKVSPEKQYSIQTSQAVGSFCGGNKITSLPEFVSMGVNHRFAPQDSVGGIQHRIAKLAYGVARKYNLQVEAFKGDRDYMQYLEAHGISPESETPRPFWEPEYSGKLILEAREKHYPTPVSPTKGHVWDIFTGTIRHSLAQRGTNVVPAPGAMTGNTDTRHYLDLTRNIYRWSPGSLKSFGNIHGINEKLLMSEHVNMAKFYYDFIRNFDQANAYDQEMKEMKKAKQMRKDL; this is encoded by the exons ATGAGACCCTCCGCTTGGAGCCTTGCCGTCCTCGCTGCAGCGAGCGACGTGTCTTCCCTTGCCTTCACCAACGAAAAGCAATACCGCCTTGGGCTAAACGCAAAAGCCGAGGTTGAAAAGAAGCCTGGGACAAGGCATGAAACAAAACCCGACGTCTCATGGCTTAGTTGCGAGCTCTCTCGCCCCATGGACCCCTCGGAGGACGGGTTGGTGAGCTCGGACGACCTGTTCTCGGGCGGTGATGCAATCGAGACCTTGGCCAAGCGCCATCAGCCGTTTGTCCAAATTCCCTCGGTTTGTTATGACGACTTAGGAGATGTGGATGAGGACGAACGATGGAAGCCTTTCCGTGAAATCCCCGACCTCATGAAGGAGACTTATCCGACCGT GCACAAATATGCTGCGGTAGAGACTATCAACCAGCTCGGGCTCGTTTACACTGTCAAGGGGTCCGATGATAGTCTTGCCCCGATCCTCCTGACCGCCCACCAAGACGTGGTGCCAGTCGAGGAAGAAACCCTTGATCGGTGGGAGTACCCGCCGTTCGGTGGCTACTACAAGAAGTCTACCGGATACCTTTACGGCCGTGGCTCCTCAGACAAGTCAGCCATCACCGCCATGATGTCTGCCATGGAAGCTCTTCTTTCTCAGCAAGACTACCAACCAACCCGCACTGTTGTCTTTGCCTTTGGTTTTGACGAGGAGTGCTCCGGTCGTCGCGGAGCGGGTGAGATCTCGAAGCACCTGCAGGAGAGATACGGAGAGGACGGGATCGCTGTCATTATTGACGAAGGTGGCGCTGGCCTAGAGAAGGTCGGTGACACGCTATATGCTCTCCCTGCCGTCTATGAAAAGGGCTACCTGGACGTGTGGTTCGACCTCAGTGTTGTCGGTGGTCACAGCGCTACCCCTACTCCGAACACGGCCATTGGCATGATGGCAGATGTTGTCATCGCACTGGAGGATAATCCTTTCAGTCCTCAGATCCTCGAGAATGGCCCTGTACATGAGGGATTGGTTTGCTTCACTCGCTACACACCTCGAGCCCTCCCTGCCCTCACTCAAATGATCCGCTGGGGCGACCTCAGAGGAGCAGCTCAACTTTGGGCCAAGGTCTCGCCTGAGAAGCAGTACAGCATCCAGACATCACAAGCCGTTGGCTCTTTCTGTGGAGGGAATAAGATAACGTCCCTACCCGAGTTTGTCAGCATGGGAGTCAACCACCGATTTGCACCTCAGGACAGCGTGGGCGGTATCCAACACCGCATCGCAAAACTAGCCTATGGCGTGGCCCGGAAGTACAACCTTCAAGTCGAGGCCTTCAAAGGCGATCGAGACTATATGCAATATCTTGAGGCTCATGGCATCTCCCCTGAGAGCGAAACCCCAAGGCCTTTCTGGGAGCCTGAATACAGCGGCAAGCTCATCTTGGAGGCAAGGGAAAAGCACTACCCCACGCCTGTCTCTCCCACTAAGGGCCATGTCTGGGATATATTCACTGGCACCATCCGCCACTCCCTTGCTCAGCGGGGCACCAACGTCGTCCCAGCCCCTGGCGCCATGACAGGCAACACTGATACTCGACACTACCTTG ATCTGACAAGGAACATTTACAGGTGGAGTCCTGGGAGCCTCAAGTCGTTCGGCAACATCCACGGCATTAATGAAAAGCTTCTGATGAGTGAGCATGTGAACATGGCCAAGTTCTACTACGACTTTATCCGCAACTTTGACCAGGCCAATGCTTATGACCAGGAGATGAAGGAAATGAAGAAGGCGAAACAAATGCGCAAGGACTTGTAA
- a CDS encoding Alcohol dehydrogenase 1 — protein MMRPTSSLMRSAVLRASVRPAVRSSAIVTLSAATRINVRNFTSTRKCLCGSCASSSGQACARHSRVVPSTSTINVSKTAAYATTAGPEIPKEQWAQVLEQVGGPVQYKQIPVPKPASDEVLINIKYSGVCHTDLHAVNGDWPLQSKMPLVGGHEGAGVVVARGELVKDIEIGDHVGIKWLHGSCMSCEQCRQSNESLCSTASLSGYTVDGSFQQYAVGKAAHVARIPKDCDLAAVAPILCAGLTVYKALKSSGARPGQHVAIAGAGGGLGVFAIQYAKAMGLHVTALDGGEEKRKVCLELGADTFVDFKTSKDTVADIRAASGGSGPDAVLLLAASEKPFQEASQYVKSKGTIVCVGLPANAFVKAPVFDTVVREINIKGSYVGNRQDTAEAIEFFRQGFIKAPFKVVGLSELQDVYDLMQKGGIAGRYVVDTSR, from the exons ATGATGAGACCAACGAGCAGCTTGATGAGGAGTGCGGTCCTCCGGGCCTCTGTGAGACCTGCTGTGCGCAGCTCTGCTATCGTGACGCTGTCAGCAGCAACTCGAATCAACGTCCGGAACTTCACCTCTACCCGGAAATGTCTTTGCGGAAGCTGTGCCAGCTCGAGTGGCCAGGCTTGCGCCCGTCACAGTCGCGTTGTccccagcaccagcaccatcaACGTGAGCAAGACGGCGGCGTACGCAACAACAGCAGGACCCGAGATTCCCAAGGAGCAATGGGCACAAGTTCTTGAGCAAGTGGGCGGTC CTGTCCAGTACAAGCAGATTCCCGTCCCCAAGCCGGCTTCGGATGAAgtcctcatcaacatcaagtaTAGCGGTGTTTGTCATACTGACCTGCACGCCGTCAATGGCGACTGGCCTCTCCAGTCCAAGATGCCCCTCGTTGGCGGACATGAAGGTGCGGGCGTCGTGGTCGCGCGGGGTGAGCTCGTCAAGGACATCGAGATTGGCGACCACGTCGGTATCAAGTGGCTTCATGGCTCGTGCATGAGCTGCGAACAGTGCCGACAGTCCAACGAGTCGCTTTGCTCGACAGCTTCCCTGTCTGGTTACACTGTTGACGGCTCATTCCAGCAATACGCCGTCGGCAAGGCGGCCCATGTTGCCCGTATCCCCAAGGATTGTGACCTCGCCGCAGTCGCGCCTATCCTGTGTGCCGGTCTGACTGTGTACAAGGCCCTCAAGTCTTCCGGTGCCCGGCCCGGTCAGCATGTTGCCATTGccggtgctggtggtggtcttGGTGTCTTTGCTATCCAAtatgccaaggccatgggtCTGCATGTCACGGCcctcgacggcggcgaggagaagcgcaaggtctgccttgagcttggtgccGACACCTTTGTTGACTTCAAGACTTCCAAGGACACCGTCGCCGACATCCGCGCGGCTTCTGGTGGTTCTGGCCCCGATGCCGTGCTGCTTCTGGCTGCCAGTGAGAAGCCCTTCCAAGAGGCGAGCCAGTATGTCAAGAGCAAGGGCACTATCGTCTGCGTTGGTCTACCAGCCAATGCCTTTGTCAAGGCCCCCGTCTTTGATACCGTTGTTCG TGAGATCAACATCAAGGGAAGCTATGTCGGCAACCGACAGGATACggccgaggccatcgagtTCTTCCGACAAGGCTTTATCAAGGCACCATTCAA GGTTGTCGGCTTGTCGGAGCTCCAGGATGTGTATGACTTGATGCAAAAGGGCGGCATTGCTGGCCGCTATGTGGTGGACACCAGCAGGTAG
- a CDS encoding C3H1-type domain-containing protein gives MSSAQESSNSKDELAVQIQKWNEQDNERHSWLRMLQQTVEASDEEKRRLKKENDQLTAQNRDLNNHLKAQQKQKDPYVAVLVDGDGAKFQDSFLQDPEEGATNAALAIRQHVAEYVKDTDLSSDITIFARVFANVKDLAHSLRLSGIVSYEDKFLKFVTNFTNARAEFDFVDVGSGKENADSKIRRMLKYYHDDVRCKKIFFVACHDAGYAHDLRPYIDDQGSRLVLIETTPAATGIKKLGLPIITFDNVFRSGLLQNEIRIIPQSPPKQISSPSPPPRAQPPVATTTVTATTTTIRSGNGGISTKYKGSYAAAGGTGNHQNIDVGTTKAKAPKVMEFNQDNVRLDPPAKMPGHTPAQDSYKRKLAEARNQAFCNGHYLSGTCSWGPQCTREHDTKLTADEMVIHRYKARSCPCFVGPGCPDFACPMSHHCPQDPFCTRGNECKFKNTAKFGDMHLTKAGMRPVKRWTEGCEFPEPIMT, from the exons ATGTCGAGTGCTCAAGAAAGTTCCAATTCCAAGGACGAACTGGCTGTCCAGATCCAGAAATGGAATGAGCAGGACAATGAAAGGCATTCATGGCTACGA ATGCTGCAGCAGACGGTTGAGGCCTCCGATGAGGAGAAGCGCCGCCTGAAGAAGGAAAATGATCAGCTCACGGCTCAGAACAGGGACTTGAACAATCATTTG AAGGCGCAGCAAAAACAAAAAGATCCCTACGTCGCGGTCCTCgtcgacggcgacggcgcAAAGTTCCAGGACAGTTTCCTCCAAGACCCCGAAGAAGGTGCCACGAATGCCGCTCTCGCGATCAGGCAACACGTTGCCGAATACGTCAAGGATACAGACCTGAGTAGTGATATAACCATCTTTGCCCGGGTCTTTGCCAATGTCAAGGACCTCGCCCACTCTCTCCGCCTCTCGGGAATTGTCAGCTACGAAGATAAATTTTTGAAATTTGTTACAAACTTCACCAATGCTCGTGCCGAGTTTGATTTCGTCGATGTCGGATCTGGCAAGGAGAATGCCGACTCCAAGATACGAC GAATGCTGAAATACTATCACGACGATGTTCGCTGCAAGAAGATATTCTTTGTCGCCTGCCATGACGCCGGATATGCACATGATCTACGGCCGTATATCGACGACCAGGGGAGCCGTCTCGTCCTTATCGAAACCACCCCCGCAGCAACAGgaatcaagaagctcggtcTTCCCATTATTACTTTTGACAATGTATTCCGCAGCGGTCTGCTTCAGAACGAGATCAGGATTATTCCCCAATCTCCACCCAAGCAGATTTCTTCTCCGTCACCTCCGCCTCGTGCTCAGCCGCCGGTTGCAACGACGACAGTCACGGCGACCACGACGACAATTAGATCAGGTAATGGAGGTATTTCCACCAAGTACAAGGGGAGCTATGCTGCGGCTGGTGGCACCGGAAACCACCAGAATATTGATGTCGGTACGACCAAGGCGAAAGCACCCAAGGTCATGGAGTTCAATCAGGACAATGTCCGCCTTGATCCGCCTGCCAAGATGCCAGGCCACACTCCAGCTCAAGATAGCTACAAACGAAAACTTGCAGAGGCAAGAAACCAAGCGTTTTGCAATGGTCACTATCTCAGCGGCACCTGCTCGTGGGGACCCCAATGCACCAGGGAACATGACACGAAGCTCACGGCAGACGAGATGGTCATCCATCGCTACAAGGCACGCAGTTGCCCGTGCTTCGTCGGGCCTGGGTGCCCTGACTTTGCTTGCCCCATGAGCCACCATTGTCCGCAGGACCCGTTCTGCACACGGGGCAACGAGTGCAAGTTCAAGAATACCGCCAAGTTTGGCGACATGCATCTGACCAAGGCGGGTATGAGACCAGT GAAACGTTGGACAGAGGGTTGCGAGTTCCCAGAGCCTATAATGACTTAG